Proteins from a single region of Scylla paramamosain isolate STU-SP2022 chromosome 35, ASM3559412v1, whole genome shotgun sequence:
- the LOC135090632 gene encoding proton-coupled zinc antiporter SLC30A2-like isoform X2 — MEEGRGGGGGGGGLSLNIFNCSPRYSKLSTCGEDEDEEEDQEGRHGSLGANSLSSDHCHLPKPSVQSSKRAMTKLSIACCLTTVFLIGEAIGGYLANSIAIMSDSAHLLSDLVSFMVSLMAIYFAMRPASKKMNFGYHRAEVLGAVVSVLIIWVITGILVYAAVQRVITMDFEVEADTMIIVAGLGVVINIILGVALHTGHGGHSHGHGHSHGRPHTQQQPSSTSPDQPQGSSGNATNINVRAAFIHVLGDLIQSIGVLVAAYIIRFYPQYKVADPICTFIFSVLVLFTTVPILKDLANVLMEGAPPGVDYAMVVSNLTALPGVKMVHSLHVWALTLDKNACSVHLAIDSNTDPESVLRDAQRVIRSRHQIFHTTIQVERYQPLLMDNCHQCQPLT; from the exons ATGGAGGAAggcagaggagggggaggaggaggaggaggactgagccTCAACATCTTCAACTGTTCTCCTCGCTACTCCAAGCTGTCCACCTGTGGCGAG gatgaggacgaggaggaggatcaagaggGTAGACATGGATCCCTTGGGGCCAACAGCCTCAGCTCAGACCACTGTCATTTACCAAAACCAAGTGTTCAGTCCTCCAAGCGAGCCATGACTAAGCTCTCCATTGCCTGCTGCCTCACCACTGTCTTTTTG ATTGGTGAGGCAATTGGTGGTTATCTGGCCAACAGCATTGCCATCATGTCTGACTCAGCCCACCTGCTGAGTGATCTGGTCTCCTTCATGGTCTCCCTGATGGCCATTTACTTTGCTATGCGGCCAGCCTCAAAGAAGATGAACTTTGGCTACCACAGGGCTG AGGTGTTGGGGGCTGTCGTGAGTGTGCTTATCATCTGGGTCATCACCGGGATCCTGGTGTATGCTGCTGTCCAGCGCGTCATAACCATGGACTTTGAGGTGGAGGCTGACACCATGATCATTGTGGCAGGCCTTGGAGTCGTCATAAACATCAT CCTTGGTGTGGCCCTTCACACAGGTCATGGTGGGCACAGTCATGGCCACGGCCACAGCCACGGGAGGCCCCACACCCAGCAGCAGCCCTCATCCACCTCCCCTGATCAGCCTCAGGGGTCTTCAGGAAATGCCACTAACATCAATGTTCGGGCAGCCTTCATACATGTGTTGGGGGATTTGATCCAGAGCATTGGTGTCCTTGTAGCTGCATACATCATCAGATTTTAT CCACAGTACAAAGTTGCTGATCCCATCTGCACCTTCATCTTTTCGGTCCTTGTCCTCTTCACAACGGTGCCCATCCTGAAGGACTTAGCTAATGTCCTAATGGAGGGAGCACCCCCGGGAGTGGACTATGCAATGGTGGTATCCAACCTCACAGCTCTTCCAGGCGTCAAAATGGTGCACTCCTTACATGTGTGGGCGCTTACCCTTGATAAGAATGCTTGCTCAGTTCACTTGGCCATTG ACTCCAACACAGACCCAGAGAGTGTGCTGAGGGATGCACAGCGAGTCATCAGGTCGAGGCATCAGATCTTCCACACGACCATCCAGGTGGAGCGTTACCAGCCACTACTGATGGACAACTGCCATCAGTGTCAGCCGCTCACCTGA
- the LOC135090632 gene encoding proton-coupled zinc antiporter SLC30A2-like isoform X3 — protein sequence METEMDEDEEEDQEGRHGSLGANSLSSDHCHLPKPSVQSSKRAMTKLSIACCLTTVFLIGEAIGGYLANSIAIMSDSAHLLSDLVSFMVSLMAIYFAMRPASKKMNFGYHRAEVLGAVVSVLIIWVITGILVYAAVQRVITMDFEVEADTMIIVAGLGVVINIILGVALHTGHGGHSHGHGHSHGRPHTQQQPSSTSPDQPQGSSGNATNINVRAAFIHVLGDLIQSIGVLVAAYIIRFYPQYKVADPICTFIFSVLVLFTTVPILKDLANVLMEGAPPGVDYAMVVSNLTALPGVKMVHSLHVWALTLDKNACSVHLAIDSNTDPESVLRDAQRVIRSRHQIFHTTIQVERYQPLLMDNCHQCQPLT from the exons ATGGAAACAGAGATG gatgaggacgaggaggaggatcaagaggGTAGACATGGATCCCTTGGGGCCAACAGCCTCAGCTCAGACCACTGTCATTTACCAAAACCAAGTGTTCAGTCCTCCAAGCGAGCCATGACTAAGCTCTCCATTGCCTGCTGCCTCACCACTGTCTTTTTG ATTGGTGAGGCAATTGGTGGTTATCTGGCCAACAGCATTGCCATCATGTCTGACTCAGCCCACCTGCTGAGTGATCTGGTCTCCTTCATGGTCTCCCTGATGGCCATTTACTTTGCTATGCGGCCAGCCTCAAAGAAGATGAACTTTGGCTACCACAGGGCTG AGGTGTTGGGGGCTGTCGTGAGTGTGCTTATCATCTGGGTCATCACCGGGATCCTGGTGTATGCTGCTGTCCAGCGCGTCATAACCATGGACTTTGAGGTGGAGGCTGACACCATGATCATTGTGGCAGGCCTTGGAGTCGTCATAAACATCAT CCTTGGTGTGGCCCTTCACACAGGTCATGGTGGGCACAGTCATGGCCACGGCCACAGCCACGGGAGGCCCCACACCCAGCAGCAGCCCTCATCCACCTCCCCTGATCAGCCTCAGGGGTCTTCAGGAAATGCCACTAACATCAATGTTCGGGCAGCCTTCATACATGTGTTGGGGGATTTGATCCAGAGCATTGGTGTCCTTGTAGCTGCATACATCATCAGATTTTAT CCACAGTACAAAGTTGCTGATCCCATCTGCACCTTCATCTTTTCGGTCCTTGTCCTCTTCACAACGGTGCCCATCCTGAAGGACTTAGCTAATGTCCTAATGGAGGGAGCACCCCCGGGAGTGGACTATGCAATGGTGGTATCCAACCTCACAGCTCTTCCAGGCGTCAAAATGGTGCACTCCTTACATGTGTGGGCGCTTACCCTTGATAAGAATGCTTGCTCAGTTCACTTGGCCATTG ACTCCAACACAGACCCAGAGAGTGTGCTGAGGGATGCACAGCGAGTCATCAGGTCGAGGCATCAGATCTTCCACACGACCATCCAGGTGGAGCGTTACCAGCCACTACTGATGGACAACTGCCATCAGTGTCAGCCGCTCACCTGA
- the LOC135090632 gene encoding proton-coupled zinc antiporter SLC30A2-like isoform X1 — protein sequence MDPKITGLDSNSVLEPTGAFNGVMTEGVLDDEILEAITPHLSILDEQMEDVKPTFCTRCRTISASFLSSSYISSGLDSISISSVERTNRRGEVLTDPTHVCTNGTPVVDDDDVPLLRDEDEEEDQEGRHGSLGANSLSSDHCHLPKPSVQSSKRAMTKLSIACCLTTVFLIGEAIGGYLANSIAIMSDSAHLLSDLVSFMVSLMAIYFAMRPASKKMNFGYHRAEVLGAVVSVLIIWVITGILVYAAVQRVITMDFEVEADTMIIVAGLGVVINIILGVALHTGHGGHSHGHGHSHGRPHTQQQPSSTSPDQPQGSSGNATNINVRAAFIHVLGDLIQSIGVLVAAYIIRFYPQYKVADPICTFIFSVLVLFTTVPILKDLANVLMEGAPPGVDYAMVVSNLTALPGVKMVHSLHVWALTLDKNACSVHLAIDSNTDPESVLRDAQRVIRSRHQIFHTTIQVERYQPLLMDNCHQCQPLT from the exons ATGGACCCGAAGATAACAGGGCTTGATTCCAACTCTGTCTTGGAGCCTACTGGGGCCTTTAATGGTGTCATGACCGAAGGAGTGCTGGATGACGAGATACTGGAGGCCATAACTCCGCATCTCAGCATCCTGGACGAGCAAATGGAGGACGTAAAGCCGACATTTTGTACAAGATGTCGCACAATTtccgcctccttcctctccagctCCTATATTTCAAGCGGCCTCGATAGTATTAGTATTTCTAGTGTTGAGAGGACTAACAGACGCGGCGAAGTACTTACGGACCCTACCCATGTGTGTACCAACGGGACACCAGTGGTTGATGACGATGACGTCCCCCTCCTGCGT gatgaggacgaggaggaggatcaagaggGTAGACATGGATCCCTTGGGGCCAACAGCCTCAGCTCAGACCACTGTCATTTACCAAAACCAAGTGTTCAGTCCTCCAAGCGAGCCATGACTAAGCTCTCCATTGCCTGCTGCCTCACCACTGTCTTTTTG ATTGGTGAGGCAATTGGTGGTTATCTGGCCAACAGCATTGCCATCATGTCTGACTCAGCCCACCTGCTGAGTGATCTGGTCTCCTTCATGGTCTCCCTGATGGCCATTTACTTTGCTATGCGGCCAGCCTCAAAGAAGATGAACTTTGGCTACCACAGGGCTG AGGTGTTGGGGGCTGTCGTGAGTGTGCTTATCATCTGGGTCATCACCGGGATCCTGGTGTATGCTGCTGTCCAGCGCGTCATAACCATGGACTTTGAGGTGGAGGCTGACACCATGATCATTGTGGCAGGCCTTGGAGTCGTCATAAACATCAT CCTTGGTGTGGCCCTTCACACAGGTCATGGTGGGCACAGTCATGGCCACGGCCACAGCCACGGGAGGCCCCACACCCAGCAGCAGCCCTCATCCACCTCCCCTGATCAGCCTCAGGGGTCTTCAGGAAATGCCACTAACATCAATGTTCGGGCAGCCTTCATACATGTGTTGGGGGATTTGATCCAGAGCATTGGTGTCCTTGTAGCTGCATACATCATCAGATTTTAT CCACAGTACAAAGTTGCTGATCCCATCTGCACCTTCATCTTTTCGGTCCTTGTCCTCTTCACAACGGTGCCCATCCTGAAGGACTTAGCTAATGTCCTAATGGAGGGAGCACCCCCGGGAGTGGACTATGCAATGGTGGTATCCAACCTCACAGCTCTTCCAGGCGTCAAAATGGTGCACTCCTTACATGTGTGGGCGCTTACCCTTGATAAGAATGCTTGCTCAGTTCACTTGGCCATTG ACTCCAACACAGACCCAGAGAGTGTGCTGAGGGATGCACAGCGAGTCATCAGGTCGAGGCATCAGATCTTCCACACGACCATCCAGGTGGAGCGTTACCAGCCACTACTGATGGACAACTGCCATCAGTGTCAGCCGCTCACCTGA